The following coding sequences are from one Psychrobacter sp. AH5 window:
- a CDS encoding 2OG-Fe(II) oxygenase produces MTAIISNVELIDLDLKELVITDPIGKDNPPLLITSFDNSIDNNAHTDPNGTTQQALQLSDFAVNWEEKVSDSVLDKLALEGWIVIDNVFEDKALLALQSESGFIDYREANLTAGVRISHIRGDKIRWINKDFFAGFYYLQSINQLASHLNRSLYTGIRHSEAHYACYPTGFGYQWHSDNPAGRDERVISAVFYLNDNWEATDGGAVEIVDSQGIHHEVMPVANRLIIFDSNLQHQVQIAHRQRYSIATWMRRDGLVPFVEEG; encoded by the coding sequence ATGACAGCAATTATTAGTAATGTTGAATTAATCGATTTAGATCTAAAAGAGCTTGTGATTACCGATCCTATCGGTAAAGATAATCCTCCGCTACTTATTACTAGTTTTGATAACTCTATTGATAATAATGCCCATACTGATCCCAATGGTACCACTCAACAAGCTTTGCAATTATCTGATTTTGCTGTCAATTGGGAAGAAAAAGTGAGCGATTCTGTCCTAGATAAACTAGCTTTGGAAGGCTGGATAGTTATCGATAATGTCTTTGAGGACAAAGCACTATTAGCCCTGCAATCCGAGAGTGGTTTTATTGATTATCGAGAAGCGAATCTAACCGCTGGCGTTCGAATTAGTCATATCCGCGGTGATAAAATTCGCTGGATTAACAAAGACTTTTTTGCAGGGTTTTATTATTTGCAAAGTATTAACCAGCTGGCAAGCCATCTGAACCGCAGCTTATATACGGGCATCCGTCACAGCGAAGCTCATTACGCCTGCTATCCTACAGGCTTTGGTTATCAATGGCATAGCGATAATCCTGCCGGCCGCGATGAGCGCGTTATCTCAGCAGTATTTTATCTAAATGATAATTGGGAAGCTACAGATGGCGGCGCCGTAGAAATCGTGGATAGCCAGGGTATTCATCATGAGGTGATGCCAGTAGCCAATCGCTTAATTATCTTTGATAGTAATCTGCAACATCAAGTGCAAATCGCTCATCGGCAGCGCTACTCTATCGCTACTTGGATGCGCCGTGATGGCTTGGTGCCGTTTGTTGAAGAGGGTTAA
- the iscX gene encoding Fe-S cluster assembly protein IscX — MTPQKLKWTDSLDIAIELYEKFPETDPQYIRFTDLHRWVTELEGFDDDPQKSNEGILEAIQMNWIDEAD; from the coding sequence ATGACTCCACAAAAGTTAAAATGGACCGATAGCTTAGATATCGCTATCGAGCTATATGAGAAGTTCCCTGAGACCGATCCACAGTACATTCGTTTCACTGATTTGCATCGCTGGGTGACAGAGCTTGAGGGCTTTGATGATGATCCACAAAAATCAAACGAAGGTATCTTAGAGGCGATTCAGATGAATTGGATAGATGAAGCGGATTAA
- the dapE gene encoding succinyl-diaminopimelate desuccinylase — translation MSDNNDKHVLAQTHQQATLELSIELLERPSVTPDDDGCQDILSERLQQAGFNCEFMYYGDRQAKGELAEVKNLWARRGSTDPVICFAGHTDVVPTGDVNNWKYPPFTPTIADGYLWARGAADMKTGIAAFTVAAERFVANHPEHKGSIAMLITSDEEGPSINGTVKVIETLEARQEKITYCLVGEPSSTDTLGDIIKNGRRGSLGAELTVTGKQGHVAYPHLACNPIHAAMTALSELTAAQWDKGNDYFPATSLQISNINSGTGATNVIPETLTAVFNFRFSTETNEDELKQKTHAIFDKHFSDSKANYDIDWKLSGQPFLTPEGKLVFACQQAIKSVTGTKSTLSTSGGTSDGRFIAPTGAQVVELGVRNATIHQVDEKVEVDDLGRLAQIYEGILENLLLND, via the coding sequence ATGTCAGACAACAACGATAAACATGTATTAGCTCAAACCCACCAACAAGCCACACTGGAATTAAGTATTGAGCTGCTTGAACGCCCTTCGGTAACCCCTGATGATGACGGCTGCCAAGATATCTTGTCCGAGCGCTTGCAGCAGGCAGGCTTTAACTGCGAGTTTATGTACTACGGTGACAGGCAAGCTAAAGGCGAGCTGGCTGAGGTCAAAAACTTATGGGCAAGGCGTGGCAGCACAGATCCGGTGATTTGCTTTGCCGGTCATACCGATGTGGTGCCGACAGGCGATGTTAATAATTGGAAGTATCCGCCTTTTACGCCGACCATTGCCGACGGTTATCTTTGGGCGCGCGGGGCTGCCGATATGAAAACTGGCATTGCCGCTTTTACCGTAGCCGCCGAGCGTTTTGTCGCTAATCATCCTGAGCATAAAGGCTCGATTGCTATGCTCATTACCTCTGATGAAGAAGGGCCGTCTATCAATGGCACGGTAAAAGTAATTGAAACTTTAGAGGCACGTCAAGAAAAAATAACTTACTGCTTAGTGGGTGAACCATCAAGTACTGATACGCTCGGCGATATTATCAAAAATGGTCGTCGTGGCTCTTTAGGAGCTGAGCTAACCGTGACGGGCAAGCAAGGTCATGTGGCTTATCCGCATCTGGCCTGTAATCCTATTCACGCAGCGATGACAGCACTAAGCGAGTTGACCGCTGCACAATGGGATAAAGGTAACGATTACTTCCCTGCGACTTCCTTGCAAATCTCTAATATCAATAGCGGCACAGGCGCAACTAACGTGATTCCTGAAACGCTGACAGCCGTCTTTAATTTTCGCTTTTCGACTGAAACCAATGAAGATGAGTTAAAGCAAAAAACTCATGCTATCTTTGATAAACACTTTAGCGATAGCAAAGCCAACTACGATATTGACTGGAAACTATCAGGCCAACCCTTCTTAACGCCAGAAGGCAAGTTAGTATTCGCCTGCCAGCAAGCGATTAAATCAGTTACCGGCACAAAGAGCACTTTATCAACTTCAGGCGGTACATCCGACGGGCGCTTTATCGCACCAACGGGCGCGCAAGTGGTTGAGCTTGGCGTACGTAATGCTACCATTCATCAAGTCGATGAAAAGGTAGAAGTTGATGATTTGGGAAGGCTGGCGCAAATTTATGAGGGGATTTTGGAGAATTTACTATTGAACGATTAG
- a CDS encoding GyrI-like domain-containing protein — MSSQVKELSTAIVCKGISTRTTNNAEISHETAKLGRLWQKFYQNHVSHLNDGEDIYGVYQNYESEDLVGAFDVVASWKVESEAEKGEDGDKNSNEDHSKDSNVLSPENILSAAHGSDVITVTIPEGRYLVFTEEGRMPNTVMNAWEKAWEYFHNPDCEHTRTYNVDFEHYIGGNLEFGQVDLYIGIK; from the coding sequence ATGAGTTCACAAGTCAAAGAGCTATCGACAGCGATAGTTTGTAAAGGTATCAGCACTCGCACGACTAATAACGCTGAGATCAGCCATGAAACTGCCAAGCTTGGCAGACTGTGGCAAAAGTTCTACCAAAACCACGTTAGTCACCTTAATGATGGTGAGGATATTTACGGTGTTTATCAGAATTATGAGAGTGAGGATTTAGTTGGTGCTTTCGATGTGGTCGCTAGTTGGAAAGTAGAGAGTGAAGCTGAAAAAGGTGAGGATGGCGATAAAAATAGCAACGAAGATCATAGCAAAGATAGCAATGTGCTGAGTCCTGAGAATATCCTGAGCGCCGCTCATGGTAGCGATGTAATAACGGTCACTATCCCAGAAGGCAGATATCTAGTATTTACCGAAGAGGGTAGAATGCCTAATACCGTGATGAATGCGTGGGAGAAGGCGTGGGAGTATTTCCATAATCCAGACTGCGAACACACCCGCACTTATAATGTCGATTTTGAGCATTATATCGGCGGTAATTTGGAGTTTGGACAAGTGGATCTTTATATTGGGATTAAGTAA
- a CDS encoding acyl-CoA thioesterase — translation MNMLIRFFIMYGLLQQQLKRQSVSPQLSKDTLNTPVVRHYRVLPHDMGFRDHLPNYRYLCFIEINVTQWLIACCHKKGIKTLDWVIAMQEMVYLKEIKFLDKMTLSSELAGWDNKYVYFENRFFVKSQLMAVGMTKFVLKDNRGNKCTPDILDMMDEQLTAVINSWNKHQVAVKSKEDN, via the coding sequence ATGAATATGTTGATTCGTTTCTTTATTATGTATGGTTTATTGCAGCAGCAGCTAAAGCGGCAGTCCGTCAGCCCGCAACTGAGCAAAGACACCCTAAACACACCCGTGGTTCGTCATTATCGAGTCTTACCTCATGATATGGGCTTTCGGGATCATCTACCCAACTATCGCTACCTGTGTTTTATCGAGATTAACGTGACGCAATGGCTGATAGCCTGCTGTCATAAAAAAGGTATCAAAACCTTAGATTGGGTGATTGCTATGCAAGAGATGGTTTATCTAAAAGAGATTAAGTTTTTGGATAAAATGACGCTTAGTAGCGAGCTTGCAGGATGGGACAATAAGTATGTGTATTTTGAAAACCGCTTTTTTGTCAAAAGCCAACTGATGGCTGTCGGTATGACCAAGTTTGTATTAAAGGATAATCGAGGTAATAAATGTACCCCGGATATCTTAGATATGATGGATGAGCAGTTGACAGCGGTGATTAATAGTTGGAATAAACACCAAGTCGCGGTTAAATCCAAAGAGGATAACTAA
- a CDS encoding NAD(P)(+) transhydrogenase (Re/Si-specific) subunit beta, producing the protein MSDFSTMIATNADWFYLVGAILFVLTLRGLSSPKTAIRGNRMGMVAMAIAVITTFFLAEGPVLWMIIGAMVLGAAVGIWKSKTVAMTQMPETVALMHSLVGLAAVAIALATVLHTEQEHGAVARVELFIGCFIGAITFSASVFAFGKLAAKSWAKTVNGSWVKPVQALLFIAMLGFGALYFVTDSLPAFYAMTVIAILFGWMWIAPIGGGDMPVVVSLLNSFSGWAAAGIGFTLGNSMLIIAGSLVGSSGAILSYIMCKAMNRSLINVLFGGIGSAAVAGGADDGAPKNYKSGSAEDAGFLMSNASDVIIVPGYGMAQGRAQNAVKELYELLKSEGVNVRFAIHPVAGRMPGHMNVLLAEADVPYDDIMEMDEINSDFASTDVVLVIGANDVVNPSAKDDPSSPIFGMPILEVTKAQTVMVIKRSMSTGYAGLDNSLFYMDKTMMIFGDAKKMVEEMVRSINGGGH; encoded by the coding sequence ATGAGCGATTTTTCAACAATGATTGCCACTAATGCCGATTGGTTTTATTTAGTGGGCGCTATTCTTTTTGTCTTAACCTTACGTGGACTCTCTAGCCCAAAGACTGCTATTCGCGGTAATCGTATGGGTATGGTAGCGATGGCAATTGCGGTCATTACTACTTTTTTCCTAGCCGAAGGGCCTGTCCTGTGGATGATTATTGGTGCTATGGTCTTAGGAGCGGCGGTTGGTATTTGGAAATCAAAAACTGTAGCGATGACACAAATGCCAGAAACAGTCGCTCTGATGCACTCTTTAGTCGGCCTTGCCGCAGTAGCCATTGCCCTAGCGACAGTGTTACATACAGAGCAAGAGCATGGCGCGGTGGCCCGTGTAGAGCTATTTATTGGTTGCTTTATCGGTGCTATTACCTTCTCAGCCTCAGTCTTTGCTTTTGGTAAACTTGCGGCAAAAAGCTGGGCGAAAACTGTCAATGGTAGCTGGGTCAAGCCCGTACAAGCGCTATTGTTTATCGCTATGCTAGGCTTTGGTGCTCTGTACTTTGTCACTGATTCATTGCCGGCATTTTATGCGATGACCGTAATCGCTATCCTTTTTGGTTGGATGTGGATTGCGCCAATTGGTGGCGGTGATATGCCAGTAGTCGTGTCCTTATTGAACTCCTTCTCAGGCTGGGCGGCAGCGGGTATCGGTTTTACCCTTGGCAACTCGATGCTTATTATTGCAGGCTCCCTAGTAGGCTCCTCAGGGGCGATTCTATCTTACATTATGTGTAAAGCGATGAACCGCTCATTGATTAACGTCTTATTCGGCGGTATAGGTAGTGCCGCAGTAGCGGGCGGCGCGGATGATGGCGCGCCAAAGAATTATAAGTCAGGCTCAGCAGAAGACGCAGGCTTTTTGATGTCTAATGCTAGCGACGTGATTATCGTCCCAGGTTATGGCATGGCACAAGGCCGCGCACAAAACGCTGTCAAAGAGTTATATGAGCTACTAAAATCTGAGGGCGTTAACGTGCGCTTCGCAATTCACCCGGTCGCTGGTCGTATGCCAGGTCATATGAACGTCCTATTGGCCGAAGCTGACGTCCCGTATGACGATATTATGGAGATGGATGAGATTAACTCCGACTTTGCCAGCACTGATGTAGTACTCGTTATCGGTGCCAATGATGTCGTTAACCCATCGGCAAAAGATGATCCTAGCTCACCCATCTTTGGTATGCCGATTTTAGAAGTGACTAAAGCGCAAACAGTGATGGTCATTAAGCGCTCAATGAGTACTGGTTACGCTGGTCTTGATAACAGTCTATTTTATATGGATAAAACCATGATGATCTTTGGTGATGCCAAAAAAATGGTTGAAGAGATGGTACGCAGTATCAATGGCGGCGGTCACTAG